The following coding sequences are from one Scylla paramamosain isolate STU-SP2022 chromosome 21, ASM3559412v1, whole genome shotgun sequence window:
- the LOC135110897 gene encoding ATP synthase subunit gamma, mitochondrial-like, producing MRSPQKRGARQHQVADVQCLCRTDSLRFSSHRGCCLIDPKMFSRSALLVPNHGQQQVRGMATLKAIAMRLKSVKNIQKITQSMKMVSAAKYARAEKELKVARPYGAGTTAFYDKAEVKGEEEKPNQLIVACSSDRGLCGAIHSSICKHIKAELAQDASKAAIICIGDKSRAQLARVLSQNIIGQVGEVGRKPATFEDAARIATFILNSGYDFGQGRIIYNRFKTVVSYDTLELPFFTPSAISAAEKINVYDSLDADVIQSYMEYSLTSLLFFALKEGACSEQSSRMTAMDSASKNAGEMIDKLTLTYNRTRQAVITGELIEIISGAAAV from the exons ATGAGGTCCCCACAGAAG AGAGGTGCCAGACAGCACCAGGTTGCAGATGTTCAGTGCCTCTGCCGCACCGACAGTCTGAGGTTCTCGAGTCACCGCGGCTGCTGTCTCATCGACCCAAAAATGTTCAGCCGGAGCGCTCTTCTCGTCCCTAACCA TGGACAGCAACAGGTGCGAGGCATGGCCACCCTCAAGGCCATTGCCATGCGACTCAAGTCTGTCAAGAACATCCAAAAGATCACTCAGTCCATGAAGATGGTGTCTGCAGCCAAGTATGCTCGTGCTGAAAAGGAACTCAAGGTTGCTCGGCCCTATGGTGCTGGCACCACTGCTTTTTATGACAAG GCTGAagttaagggagaggaggagaagcccaACCAGCTGATTGTGGCTTGCAGTAGTGATCGTGGCCTTTGTGGTGCCATCCACTCAAGTATCTGTAAACACATCAAGGCTGAGTTGGCACAAGATGCCTCAAAAGCAGCCATCATATGCATTGGAGACAAGTCACGTGCTCAGCTTGCCAG AGTTCTCTCTCAGAACATTATTGGACAAGTGGGAGAGGTGGGACGCAAGCCAGCCACCTTTGAGGATGCAGCCAGAATTGCAACTTTCATTCTTAACTCTGGATATGATTTTGGCCAAGGCAGAATTATTTATAACAGGTTCAA GACTGTGGTATCCTATGATACACTAGAGTTGcccttcttcactccttcagcCATTTCTGCTGCGGAAAAGATCAATGTCTATGACTCTCTTGATGCTGACGTGATCCAGTCTTACATGGAATATTCTTTGACATCTCTCCTGTTCTTTGCTCTCAAAGAAGGAGCTTGCTCAGAACAATCCTCACGCATGACAGCCATGGACAGTGCCAGCAAGAATGCAG gtGAAATGATTGATAAGTTGACACTGACTTACAACCGAACCCGCCAGGCTGTCATCACTGGAGAGTTGATTGAGATTATTTCTGGTGCAGCAGCTGTTTAG